A part of Acropora palmata chromosome 8, jaAcrPala1.3, whole genome shotgun sequence genomic DNA contains:
- the LOC141889244 gene encoding uncharacterized protein LOC141889244, with protein sequence MPSLKDARDMSLISHSQGLIMDEELLLLLEENTSRNPDFSYDAYDRFDLDNMEEAECKWEFRLEKGDIPLLAEGLGLPDTFTCPQRSVADGIEGLCMVLKRTSFPCRYSDMIYRFGRPVPILSMVTNQVVDYIYQAHGHRLTQWNDLLLNPAALQRYADAIAGKGAPLEKCFGFVDGTVRPICRPNENQSTVYNGHKRVHVLKFQSVTIPNGLIANLYGLVVGKRHDAGILRDSGSCG encoded by the exons ATGCCTTCGCTAAAAGATGCTAGAGATATGAGCTTAATAAGCCATAGCCAAGGCCTAATTATGGACGAAGAGCTTTTACTACTTCTCGAAGAAAACACTTCCAGAAATCCGGATTTTTCCTATGATGCTTACGATCGCTTTGATTTAGACAACATGGAAGAAGCCGAGTGCAAATGGGAGTTCAGACTAGAGAAGGGCGACATTCCTCTTTTAGCTGAAGGTCTTGGCTTGCCAGACACCTTTACATGCCCCCAGAGGTCAGTGGCAGATGGTATCGAGGGTTTATGTATGGTTCTAAAGCGAACGAGTTTCCCTTGCCGCTACAGTGATATGATATACCGCTTTGGGAGACCAGTTCCCATTCTCAGTATGGTCACAAACCAAGTTGTAGATTACATCTATCAAGCTCACGGACATAGACTAACGCAGTGGAATGATCTGCTACTAAACCCTGCCGCATTGCAGAGGTACGCCGACGCCATAGCAGGAAAAGGAGCTCCACTTGAGAAGTGCTTCGGGTTTGTTGACGGTACCGTTCGCCCAATCTGCAGGCCGAACGAAAACCAGAGCACTGTCTACAATGGGCACAAGAGAGTCCATGTGCTCAAGTTTCAATCAGTGACCATACCGAATGGACTGATAGCCAATTTGTATGGACTCGTAG TGGGTAAACGTCATGATGCCGGCATCCTTAGAGATTCTGGCTCCTGTGGATGA